A single window of Colletotrichum destructivum chromosome 9, complete sequence DNA harbors:
- a CDS encoding uncharacterized protein (Putative membrane protein SUR7/Rim9-like, fungi), with the protein MAKVRRNSAITAAVCYFLAIIFLILVIIGNTSIKPVLTDIYFFKLDVSDIIPLSSANAVLLNSVARSLGLHDFYQVGLWNFCEGYNDEGVTYCSTPKRMWWFNPIEIMTNELLAGATIALPSQVTTILNILRIGQQVMFGLFISGISLAAALLLATPVVMRSRWWSLPVAIFAAIAGLLVTVASIIGTVMSVGARIALTQQQELNISAILGVRMFVFMWLASAFVDVAAILHMAMGCCCSPRKEREAAAAAAANGTPEKTTQTTETSEKSSRLPAFMRKRSPRSSTS; encoded by the exons ATGGCAAAGGTCCGCCGGAACAGCGCCATCACGGCCGCCGTGTGCTATTTTCTCGCCATtatcttcctcatcctcgtcatcatcggcaacaCCTCCATCAAGCCCGTCCTGACCGACATTTACTTCTTCAAGCTCGACGTGAGCGACATCATCCCCCTCTCgtccgccaacgccgtcctcctcaaCTCTGTGGCAAGGAGCCTGGGCCTCCACGACTTTTACCAGGTCGGCCTGTGGAACTTTTGTGAGGGCTACAATGATGA GGGCGTCACCTACTGCTCGACCCCCAAGCGCATGTGGTGGTTCAACCCTATTGAGATCATGACCAATGAGCTGCTTGCCGGTGCCACCATCGCCCTGCCCTCCCAGGTCACCACCATCCTCAATATCCTCCGCATCGGCCAGCAGGTCATGTTTGGCCTCTTCATCTCGGGcatctccctcgccgccgccctcctcctcgcgaCTCCCGTCGTCATGCGCTCGCGCTGGTGGAGCCTGCccgtcgccatcttcgccgccatcgccggcctgctggtcaccgtcgcctccatcatcgGGACCGTCATGAGCGTCGGCGCCCGCATCGCCCTCacccagcagcaggagctcAACATCAGCGCCATTCTCGGCGTGCGCATGTTCGTCTTCATGTGGCTCGCCAGCGCCtttgtcgacgtcgccgccatcctccaCATGGCCatgggctgctgctgctcgccccgcaaggagagggaggccgccgccgccgctgccgccaacggcacccCCGAGAAGACGACCCAGACGACTGAGACCAGCGAAAAGTCATCGAGGTTACCGGCGTTTATGAGAAAGCGTagcccgaggtcgtcgacatcgtGA